In one Terriglobia bacterium genomic region, the following are encoded:
- the pyrR gene encoding bifunctional pyr operon transcriptional regulator/uracil phosphoribosyltransferase PyrR yields MPLIEKAQLMSAPEIDRTLHRLAHEIVEKSGGTKHLALIGIRRRGVPLAQRIAHAMRGIDGVEVPVGTLDITLYRDDLSKVAPQAVLHSSDIPFSVDDKDVVLVDDVLYTGRTVRAAMNGLFDLGRPRRIRLCVLIDRGHREMPIEASFVGRVVQTSDTEIIEVRLREIDKEDRVVLVDRTG; encoded by the coding sequence ATGCCGCTCATCGAAAAAGCCCAGTTGATGTCCGCTCCGGAAATCGACCGGACGCTCCATCGCCTGGCCCATGAGATCGTCGAGAAAAGCGGCGGCACCAAGCACCTCGCGCTCATCGGCATCCGCCGCCGCGGCGTGCCCCTGGCCCAGCGCATCGCCCACGCCATGCGCGGCATTGACGGCGTCGAAGTCCCCGTCGGCACCCTGGACATCACCCTGTACCGCGACGATCTTTCCAAGGTCGCCCCGCAGGCCGTCCTGCACTCCTCGGACATCCCCTTTTCCGTCGACGACAAGGACGTCGTCCTCGTGGACGATGTGCTCTACACCGGCCGCACCGTGCGCGCCGCCATGAACGGCCTCTTCGATCTCGGCCGCCCGCGCCGCATCCGCCTCTGCGTGCTCATCGACCGCGGCCACCGCGAGATGCCCATCGAAGCCAGCTTCGTCGGCCGCGTCGTGCAGACCAGCGACACCGAGATTATCGAAGTCCGCCTGCGGGAGATCGACAAGGAAGACCGCGTGGTTCTCGTGGACCGTACGGGGTAG
- a CDS encoding aspartate carbamoyltransferase catalytic subunit yields MTHRFRDLLALEPLTAAELSFLLEQSRPFQEIQRHPLKKLATLRGKTVALAFFENSTRTRISFGTAASRLGADTMNLQAEASSVKKGESLLDTVHTLDAMKPDCLVMRHAASGAPEFVARHLDIPVINAGDGTHEHPSQGLLDALTIRDRKGGIENLNVTILGDIQHSRVARSNIHLLGKFGCRFTLCGPAMWVPKELEKIGPPGAVIRCTARMDEALEGADVILVLRVQSERLHEPALPLDDYVLLYQLNAERLRRAKKDAIVLHPGPMNRGIEISPEVADGPQSCVLEQVTNGLAVRMAILYLLIGTAGEEAPQTTESSGEKAPAKARESTHASD; encoded by the coding sequence GTGACGCACCGCTTCCGTGATCTGCTGGCCCTCGAACCGCTCACCGCGGCGGAACTCTCCTTTCTATTGGAACAAAGCAGGCCCTTCCAGGAAATTCAGCGCCACCCCCTGAAAAAACTGGCTACCCTGCGCGGCAAAACCGTGGCCCTGGCCTTCTTCGAAAATTCCACGCGCACCCGCATCAGTTTCGGCACCGCCGCCTCGCGTCTCGGCGCGGACACCATGAACCTCCAGGCCGAAGCCTCCAGCGTGAAAAAGGGCGAGTCGCTGCTGGACACCGTGCACACCCTTGACGCCATGAAGCCCGATTGCCTGGTCATGCGCCACGCCGCCTCCGGCGCTCCGGAGTTCGTCGCCCGCCACCTCGACATCCCGGTCATCAACGCCGGCGACGGCACCCACGAGCATCCCTCCCAGGGCCTGCTCGACGCCCTCACCATCCGCGACCGCAAGGGCGGCATCGAAAATCTTAACGTCACCATCCTCGGCGACATCCAGCACAGCCGCGTCGCCCGCTCCAACATCCACCTGCTCGGAAAATTCGGCTGCCGCTTCACCCTCTGCGGCCCCGCCATGTGGGTCCCCAAGGAACTGGAAAAGATCGGCCCGCCCGGCGCGGTCATCCGCTGCACCGCGCGCATGGACGAGGCCCTCGAGGGCGCCGACGTCATCCTGGTTCTCCGCGTGCAGTCCGAGCGCCTGCACGAGCCGGCTCTGCCCCTCGACGACTACGTCCTCCTCTATCAGCTCAACGCCGAACGCCTGCGCCGCGCCAAAAAAGACGCCATCGTCCTGCACCCCGGCCCCATGAACCGCGGCATCGAAATCTCGCCGGAAGTCGCCGACGGGCCGCAGTCCTGCGTCCTCGAGCAGGTCACCAATGGCCTCGCTGTGCGCATGGCCATCCTCTATCTCCTCATCGGCACCGCGGGAGAAGAGGCGCCGCAGACCACGGAATCTTCCGGGGAAAAAGCTCCCGCAAAGGCCAGGGAATCCACGCATGCTTCTGATTAA
- a CDS encoding dihydroorotase, whose protein sequence is MLLIKNGRVLDPASKTDAPLDILLDGERIAQLAPAGKVAAPQGCEVLDAAGLVAAPGFLDIHVHLREPGQESSETIETGTRSAARGGFTAVCCMPNTRPVNDNASVTRFILDRAKAAASVRVWPIGAASLGSKGEAIAEIAAMKEAGIVAVSDDGKPIATGMLTRQVLDYCRSLDLPVIEHAEDVSLAAGAVMREGVTSTRLGLRGMPAAAESVCVARDVQLAELTGARLHIAHLSAKASLEQVRWAKQRGLQVTCEVTPHHFTLIDEDVRYDSRFKMNPPLAAREDREALLAGLADGTVDAIATDHAPHEPALKDVEFDKAPFGILGFETALALALEQLVHSGRISLMRMVELFTTGPARVLGIQRKLAPGEPADLTIFSTGHPWTYNVNDSPSKSRNSPFDGRAFQGAPMATIVAGRVVYKR, encoded by the coding sequence ATGCTTCTGATTAAGAACGGCCGCGTCCTCGACCCGGCCAGCAAGACCGACGCGCCTCTCGACATTCTTCTCGATGGCGAGCGCATCGCCCAGCTCGCCCCCGCCGGCAAGGTTGCCGCGCCGCAGGGCTGCGAAGTTCTCGACGCCGCCGGCCTCGTCGCCGCCCCCGGCTTCCTCGACATTCACGTGCATCTCCGCGAGCCCGGCCAGGAATCCTCGGAAACCATCGAGACCGGCACGCGCTCCGCCGCCCGCGGCGGCTTCACCGCCGTCTGCTGCATGCCCAACACCCGGCCCGTCAACGACAACGCTTCCGTCACCCGCTTCATCCTGGACCGCGCCAAAGCCGCCGCCAGTGTCCGCGTCTGGCCCATCGGCGCCGCCTCCCTCGGCAGCAAGGGCGAAGCCATCGCCGAAATCGCGGCCATGAAAGAAGCCGGCATCGTCGCCGTCAGCGACGACGGCAAGCCCATCGCCACCGGCATGCTCACCCGCCAGGTCCTGGACTACTGCCGCTCGCTCGATCTTCCCGTCATCGAGCACGCCGAAGACGTTTCCCTCGCCGCCGGCGCCGTCATGCGCGAGGGCGTCACCTCCACGCGTCTCGGCCTGCGCGGCATGCCCGCCGCCGCCGAATCCGTCTGCGTCGCTCGCGACGTCCAGCTCGCCGAGCTCACCGGCGCGCGCCTGCACATCGCCCATCTCTCCGCCAAAGCCTCTCTCGAACAGGTCCGCTGGGCCAAGCAGCGCGGCCTGCAAGTCACCTGCGAGGTCACCCCGCACCACTTCACGCTCATTGACGAAGATGTGCGTTACGACTCGCGCTTCAAGATGAACCCGCCGCTGGCCGCCCGCGAAGACCGCGAAGCCTTGCTGGCCGGCCTCGCCGACGGTACCGTGGATGCCATCGCCACCGACCACGCCCCCCACGAGCCCGCTCTCAAGGACGTGGAGTTCGACAAAGCCCCCTTCGGCATCCTCGGCTTCGAAACCGCCCTCGCTCTGGCCCTCGAGCAGCTCGTGCACTCCGGGCGCATCTCTCTGATGCGTATGGTCGAGCTCTTCACCACCGGCCCGGCCCGCGTCCTCGGCATCCAGCGCAAGCTGGCTCCCGGCGAGCCCGCCGACCTCACGATTTTTTCCACCGGCCATCCCTGGACCTACAACGTCAACGACTCCCCCAGCAAATCCCGCAACTCCCCCTTCGACGGGCGTGCCTTCCAGGGCGCGCCCATGGCCACCATCGTCGCCGGCCGCGTGGTTTATAAAAGATAG
- the thiD gene encoding bifunctional hydroxymethylpyrimidine kinase/phosphomethylpyrimidine kinase has product MSNPTNAAPPILLSIAGFDPSCGAGTAADLKTFAAHGCYGVAAITALTVQNTQTVEDVHNTPAATLRAQLEVLAKDVEIAAVKIGMLGNRGNAVVVGEFLDAHNFAHVVLDPLMKSSTGTELLDAGGVKYIATELMKRASVVTPNVAEAEILTGLAIKELADMEAAARKIVEMGARAVIIKGGHMERPVDVLFDGNEVVTLGSDRVRIENTHGTGCTFASALAAQLAAGRPLSEAAMLAKAYVTKAIEKSYAVGKGRLPLDHFYRLKIEPPARGLHEVPQHGIHPAAEPAAH; this is encoded by the coding sequence ATGAGCAACCCAACGAATGCCGCGCCACCGATACTGCTGAGCATCGCCGGGTTTGATCCGAGCTGCGGGGCGGGGACAGCGGCGGACCTGAAGACGTTCGCGGCGCACGGGTGTTACGGGGTGGCGGCGATCACCGCGCTGACGGTGCAGAACACGCAGACCGTGGAGGACGTGCACAACACGCCGGCGGCGACGCTGCGCGCGCAGCTGGAGGTGCTCGCCAAGGACGTGGAGATCGCCGCGGTGAAGATCGGAATGCTGGGCAACCGCGGGAACGCCGTGGTGGTGGGGGAGTTTCTGGATGCGCACAATTTCGCGCACGTGGTGCTGGACCCGCTGATGAAGTCCTCGACGGGGACGGAACTGCTGGACGCGGGCGGGGTCAAGTACATCGCGACGGAGCTGATGAAGCGGGCCAGCGTGGTGACGCCGAACGTGGCGGAGGCGGAGATCCTGACGGGGCTGGCGATCAAGGAGCTTGCGGACATGGAAGCGGCGGCGCGCAAGATCGTGGAGATGGGAGCGCGCGCGGTGATCATCAAGGGCGGGCACATGGAGCGTCCGGTGGACGTGCTGTTCGACGGCAACGAGGTGGTGACGCTGGGCAGCGACCGGGTGAGGATCGAGAACACGCACGGGACGGGCTGCACGTTCGCTTCGGCGCTGGCCGCGCAACTGGCGGCGGGGCGGCCGCTCTCGGAAGCGGCGATGCTGGCGAAGGCCTACGTCACCAAAGCGATCGAGAAGAGCTACGCGGTGGGCAAGGGGCGCCTGCCGCTGGACCATTTCTACCGGCTGAAGATCGAGCCGCCCGCGCGCGGGTTGCACGAAGTGCCGCAGCACGGGATCCATCCCGCCGCCGAACCCGCCGCGCACTAA
- a CDS encoding Glu/Leu/Phe/Val dehydrogenase, which yields MATVPKSTAPLRPAGIAPIVPRIAPREELNPFRIAQIQFDMAAEFLKLDPSLRQILRTPKRVLEVSVPTKMDNGQVKVLTGYRVQHNVARGPGKGGIRYHPNVTLDEVKALAAWMTWKTAAVNVPFGGAKGGVICDPKRMSKSELERMTRRYASEIFPIIGPDQDIPAPDMYTDAQTMAWIMDTYAMTVGHAAPGVVTGKPLSVGGSAGRTDATARGLLCVVEEACKLKKIPLRGASVAIQGFGNVGSAAARLFAEKKARIVAISDTRGGVANPRGIDPLKAIRYKERSGTVVGMPGASRISNDDLLTLKCDILVPAALEGVLTLHNADQVKARIVAEAANGPTTPHADEVLVRRGITVLPDILANAGGVAVSYFEWVQNQQGLIWDAEEVDARLQKTMTRAFTEMVETMRKHHVPPRAGAMILAVGRVAEATLVRGLFP from the coding sequence ATGGCCACGGTTCCCAAGTCCACAGCCCCGTTGCGCCCCGCGGGGATCGCACCGATCGTGCCACGCATCGCCCCGCGCGAAGAGTTGAATCCATTCCGCATCGCGCAGATTCAGTTCGACATGGCCGCGGAGTTTCTGAAGCTGGATCCCAGCCTGCGCCAGATCCTGCGCACGCCGAAGCGCGTGCTGGAAGTGTCCGTGCCGACGAAGATGGACAACGGGCAGGTGAAAGTGCTGACGGGCTACCGGGTGCAGCACAATGTGGCGCGGGGGCCGGGCAAGGGCGGCATCCGCTACCACCCCAACGTGACGCTGGACGAAGTGAAGGCGCTGGCGGCGTGGATGACGTGGAAGACGGCGGCGGTGAACGTGCCGTTCGGGGGCGCCAAGGGCGGAGTGATCTGCGACCCCAAGCGCATGTCCAAGAGCGAACTGGAGCGCATGACGCGGCGCTACGCCAGCGAGATTTTTCCAATCATCGGGCCGGATCAGGATATTCCTGCGCCGGACATGTACACGGACGCGCAGACCATGGCGTGGATCATGGATACCTATGCCATGACCGTGGGGCATGCGGCGCCGGGCGTGGTGACCGGCAAGCCGCTATCGGTGGGAGGCTCGGCGGGGCGCACCGATGCAACGGCGCGCGGGCTGCTGTGCGTGGTGGAAGAGGCCTGCAAGCTGAAGAAGATCCCGCTGCGCGGGGCCAGCGTAGCGATTCAGGGCTTCGGGAACGTGGGATCGGCGGCGGCGCGGCTGTTCGCGGAGAAGAAGGCGCGCATCGTGGCCATCAGCGACACGCGCGGCGGGGTGGCCAATCCGCGCGGGATCGACCCCCTGAAGGCCATCCGCTACAAGGAACGCTCGGGAACGGTGGTGGGCATGCCCGGAGCTTCGCGCATCTCCAATGACGATCTGCTGACGCTGAAGTGCGACATCCTGGTGCCGGCGGCGCTGGAAGGGGTGCTGACGCTGCACAACGCCGACCAGGTGAAAGCGCGCATCGTGGCCGAAGCGGCCAACGGGCCGACCACGCCGCACGCCGACGAAGTGCTGGTGCGGCGCGGGATCACCGTCCTGCCGGATATCCTGGCCAACGCCGGCGGGGTGGCGGTGAGCTACTTCGAGTGGGTGCAGAACCAGCAGGGGCTGATCTGGGACGCGGAGGAAGTGGACGCGCGGCTGCAGAAGACCATGACGCGGGCATTCACGGAAATGGTGGAGACGATGCGCAAGCATCACGTGCCGCCGCGCGCCGGAGCCATGATCCTGGCGGTGGGACGCGTGGCGGAGGCCACGCTGGTGCGCGGGCTGTTCCCGTGA
- the serS gene encoding serine--tRNA ligase — protein sequence MHDLSYFREHLDLYAEMAKRRGITLDLEGFRGLDRERRELITATEQLKAQRNKASEEIARLKKDKQNADARIAEMKVVSERIKQADERITNLDATQRELLLTIPNVPHSSVPAGTSAADNQEVRRWGSAPKFDFSPRPHWEVGERAGILDLPAATKMTGARFAVYKGWGARLERALANFFLDVHTREHGYTEILPPFVVNTASLMAAGQLPKFAAELFKLQDTDYWLTPTSEVELHNLYRDETLPEEQLPIRVTAWTSCFRSEAGAAGKDTRGILRQHQFQKVELFKFTQPEKSYEEHEALVRNAETILQKLGLHYRTVLLCSGDMGFASAKTYDIEVWLPSSREFREISSCSNCEAFQARRAGIRYKPKGGGKSEFVHTLNGSGLAVGRTWIAVVENYQQADGSIVIPEVLRPYMGIERIPAVI from the coding sequence ATGCATGATCTGAGTTATTTCCGGGAACATCTGGACCTGTACGCGGAGATGGCGAAGCGCCGCGGGATCACGCTGGACCTCGAAGGGTTCCGGGGACTGGACCGCGAGCGGCGCGAGCTGATCACCGCGACGGAGCAGCTGAAGGCGCAGCGCAACAAGGCCAGCGAAGAGATTGCGCGGTTGAAGAAGGACAAGCAGAACGCGGACGCGCGGATCGCGGAGATGAAGGTGGTCTCCGAGCGCATCAAGCAGGCGGACGAGCGGATCACCAATCTGGACGCCACGCAACGCGAGCTGCTGCTGACGATACCCAACGTGCCGCACAGCTCGGTGCCGGCGGGAACGAGCGCGGCGGACAACCAGGAAGTGCGGCGCTGGGGCAGCGCGCCGAAGTTCGATTTCTCGCCGCGGCCGCACTGGGAAGTGGGCGAGCGCGCGGGGATTCTGGACCTGCCGGCGGCGACGAAGATGACCGGGGCGCGCTTTGCGGTATACAAGGGCTGGGGAGCGCGGCTGGAGCGGGCGCTGGCTAATTTCTTCCTGGACGTGCATACGCGGGAGCACGGCTACACGGAGATCCTGCCGCCGTTTGTGGTGAATACGGCGTCGCTGATGGCCGCGGGGCAACTGCCGAAGTTTGCCGCGGAACTCTTCAAGCTGCAGGATACCGATTACTGGCTGACGCCGACTTCGGAAGTGGAGCTGCACAACCTATACCGCGACGAGACCCTGCCCGAGGAGCAACTGCCCATCCGCGTGACCGCCTGGACGTCCTGCTTCCGCTCGGAAGCCGGCGCGGCGGGCAAGGACACCCGCGGGATCCTGCGGCAGCACCAGTTCCAGAAGGTGGAGCTGTTCAAGTTCACGCAGCCGGAGAAAAGCTACGAGGAACACGAAGCGCTGGTGCGCAACGCGGAGACGATTCTGCAGAAGCTGGGGCTGCACTACCGCACCGTGCTGCTGTGCTCCGGGGACATGGGGTTTGCCTCGGCCAAGACCTACGACATCGAAGTGTGGTTGCCGTCGAGCAGGGAATTCCGCGAGATTTCGTCGTGCTCGAACTGCGAGGCGTTCCAGGCGCGGCGCGCGGGCATCCGCTACAAGCCCAAGGGCGGCGGAAAAAGCGAGTTCGTGCACACGCTGAACGGCTCGGGGCTGGCCGTGGGACGCACGTGGATCGCGGTGGTGGAAAACTACCAGCAGGCCGACGGGTCCATCGTGATTCCGGAGGTCTTACGCCCGTATATGGGGATTGAACGGATTCCGGCGGTGATTTAG
- a CDS encoding energy transducer TonB: MFLLLGVLLAASCVELRAQAAAASAPAATAALPSYPDNAGGLEKLVKDIFRAAKDGDAAQYGALVSSLAQPVPEEWYRETFGEDGGPMFQEYQQGRLRLEGDLSGMFRKMGEKKATSVVARKHEASCDDDAGELIYPVMVMRQKAVPLYELRFFKGERFYRMWAIVYVEGGFRFAGNLHPPESFSDTRKKVSSETEEKRIRMGGNATAAKILQRIQPLYPEKARRERLQGTVKLFAIIGKDGSIHMLRVATGYCSLAQEAMRAVRQWRYSPTLLEGQPVEVETTIDVIFSLNY; encoded by the coding sequence GTGTTTCTGCTGCTGGGCGTGCTGCTCGCGGCGTCGTGCGTGGAATTGCGCGCGCAAGCGGCCGCGGCGAGCGCTCCGGCAGCCACCGCAGCGTTGCCCAGCTATCCGGACAACGCGGGGGGACTGGAAAAACTGGTGAAGGATATTTTCCGCGCCGCCAAGGACGGAGACGCCGCGCAGTACGGCGCGCTGGTGAGCAGCCTGGCGCAGCCGGTACCGGAAGAATGGTATCGAGAGACGTTTGGCGAGGACGGCGGGCCGATGTTCCAGGAGTATCAGCAAGGCCGGCTGCGGCTGGAGGGGGATCTCAGCGGGATGTTTCGCAAGATGGGGGAGAAGAAAGCCACGTCCGTGGTGGCACGGAAGCACGAAGCTTCCTGCGACGACGACGCAGGAGAGCTCATCTATCCGGTGATGGTGATGCGCCAGAAGGCGGTGCCGCTGTATGAGCTGCGATTTTTCAAGGGGGAACGGTTTTATCGCATGTGGGCCATCGTTTACGTGGAAGGCGGGTTCCGCTTTGCCGGGAACCTGCATCCCCCGGAATCGTTTTCTGACACACGAAAGAAGGTTTCGAGCGAAACTGAGGAAAAGCGGATTCGCATGGGCGGAAATGCAACAGCGGCGAAGATCCTGCAGCGCATCCAGCCGCTGTACCCCGAGAAAGCGCGGCGGGAACGCCTGCAGGGCACGGTGAAGCTCTTCGCCATCATCGGCAAGGACGGGTCCATCCACATGTTACGTGTGGCAACGGGCTACTGTTCTCTAGCCCAGGAGGCGATGCGGGCAGTGCGGCAGTGGCGCTATTCGCCAACGCTCCTCGAAGGCCAGCCGGTGGAAGTGGAAACGACAATTGATGTGATTTTTTCGCTCAATTACTAG
- the glmM gene encoding phosphoglucosamine mutase, protein MAKQLFGTDGIRGIPGTPPLDDATLYATGRALGASLRQDHDTPRVLLGMDTRESGPHIAAVLAAGLAEAGATTAFAGVITTPGVACLVRQEDFRAGVVISASHNPYHDNGVKLFSHAGMKFPDAFEEELEGEILRLRGAAAPANPPQLAADETLDADYLKFLRGCALPGAKLAGLRVVLDGAHGAAYRLGPELFRALGAEVVTMNVAPDGRNINAGCGSLHLEGLQQRVVAERAALGMAFDGDADRALFVTAGGQVVNGDGVLLAAARYLKAQGRLKGPRVVGTSMTNLGLERVLAAEGIALARTDVGDRYVLEEMLRSGSVLGGEQSGHVIFLEDSPAGDGLLTAVKMASLVALHGPLEALVAGLKEYPQKIVNVKVRTKPPLESLPEVARALDEAQKALGENGRIVLRYSGTEPLARVMVEAEHEADVKRYSERVAAALRAAIGA, encoded by the coding sequence ATGGCCAAACAACTCTTCGGTACCGACGGAATTCGCGGCATCCCCGGAACACCGCCGCTGGACGACGCCACGCTCTACGCCACCGGCCGCGCGCTGGGCGCTTCCCTGCGCCAGGACCACGATACGCCGCGCGTCCTCCTGGGCATGGATACGCGGGAATCCGGGCCGCACATCGCGGCCGTGCTGGCCGCGGGGCTGGCGGAAGCCGGAGCCACGACCGCGTTCGCGGGAGTGATCACGACGCCGGGTGTGGCCTGCCTGGTGCGCCAGGAAGATTTCCGCGCCGGCGTGGTGATCTCCGCGTCGCACAATCCCTACCACGACAACGGCGTAAAGCTGTTCTCGCACGCAGGCATGAAATTTCCGGATGCGTTCGAGGAGGAGCTGGAGGGGGAGATTCTGCGCCTGCGCGGCGCGGCGGCGCCCGCGAATCCGCCGCAGCTGGCGGCCGACGAAACGCTGGATGCGGACTACCTGAAATTTCTCCGCGGCTGCGCGCTGCCGGGGGCCAAGCTGGCGGGGCTGCGGGTGGTACTGGATGGCGCGCACGGCGCGGCCTACCGGCTGGGGCCGGAGCTGTTCCGAGCGCTGGGCGCGGAGGTGGTGACGATGAATGTGGCGCCGGACGGGCGCAACATCAACGCGGGCTGCGGGTCGCTGCATCTGGAGGGCTTGCAGCAGCGCGTGGTGGCGGAGCGCGCGGCGCTGGGCATGGCTTTTGACGGGGATGCGGACCGCGCGCTGTTTGTCACCGCGGGGGGGCAGGTGGTGAACGGCGACGGCGTGCTGCTGGCGGCGGCGCGCTACCTGAAGGCGCAGGGGCGGCTGAAGGGCCCGCGCGTCGTGGGCACCTCGATGACCAACCTGGGCCTGGAGCGCGTGCTGGCGGCGGAGGGCATCGCGCTGGCGCGCACGGACGTGGGCGACCGCTACGTGCTGGAAGAGATGCTGCGCAGCGGGAGCGTGCTGGGCGGGGAGCAGTCCGGGCACGTGATCTTTCTGGAGGATTCGCCGGCGGGCGACGGCCTGCTGACGGCGGTGAAGATGGCTTCGCTGGTGGCGCTGCACGGCCCGCTGGAGGCGCTGGTGGCGGGGCTGAAGGAGTATCCGCAGAAGATCGTGAACGTGAAGGTGCGCACGAAGCCGCCGCTGGAGTCGCTGCCGGAAGTGGCGCGGGCGCTGGACGAAGCGCAGAAAGCCCTGGGAGAAAACGGGCGCATCGTGCTGCGCTACTCGGGCACGGAACCGCTGGCCCGGGTGATGGTCGAAGCGGAACACGAAGCGGACGTGAAGCGCTACAGCGAGCGGGTGGCCGCGGCGCTGCGCGCGGCCATCGGGGCCTGA
- a CDS encoding AI-2E family transporter: MAGSTFSQRVMAGAIILLFCYYAAGVVITVLLSVLLAYFLDPAVEMLERLRLPRTLGALLMVLVLIAVLFGAGYAIWLRAADFADNWPRYSGVLRQAARAIDSRIERLEGGVSEISEAPAPPRAAPAVAQGPGIVHTLLLRGANSLYALFLEATFVPFLVFFMLAAKREVWHGTLQLFPLSRRTQVKETLEDLREVLRSYLAGMTVVTLVVVAVSSLFFWMMGLDYPLLAGIVSGIFNMVPYLGAVLAWVPPMVIGLAKWHSVAPFLLIAGVLTTFHVLAINLLAPELVGRRVRLNAVAITVALLFWGWVWGAMGLVLAIPITATLRVICDHTESWKPIGRWLSA; encoded by the coding sequence TTGGCGGGATCCACCTTCAGCCAGCGCGTCATGGCGGGGGCCATCATCCTGCTCTTCTGCTATTACGCCGCGGGCGTGGTCATCACCGTCCTGCTTTCCGTGCTCCTCGCCTACTTTCTCGATCCGGCCGTCGAGATGCTCGAACGCCTGCGCCTGCCGCGCACCCTGGGCGCGCTGCTCATGGTGCTGGTTCTCATCGCCGTCCTCTTCGGCGCCGGCTACGCCATCTGGCTGCGCGCCGCCGATTTCGCCGACAACTGGCCGCGCTACAGCGGCGTCCTCAGGCAGGCCGCCCGCGCCATTGACAGCCGCATCGAGCGCCTCGAAGGCGGTGTCTCGGAAATCTCCGAGGCCCCGGCTCCGCCGCGGGCGGCTCCCGCCGTGGCGCAGGGGCCCGGAATCGTGCACACGCTCTTGTTGCGCGGCGCCAATTCGCTCTACGCCCTCTTTCTCGAAGCCACCTTTGTGCCCTTTCTCGTCTTTTTCATGCTCGCCGCCAAGCGCGAGGTCTGGCACGGCACCCTCCAGCTCTTCCCGCTTTCCCGCCGCACCCAGGTAAAGGAAACCCTCGAGGATCTCCGCGAGGTGCTGCGCAGCTACCTCGCCGGCATGACCGTGGTGACCCTGGTGGTCGTCGCCGTCAGCTCGCTCTTCTTCTGGATGATGGGCCTGGACTACCCGCTCCTCGCCGGCATCGTCTCCGGCATCTTCAACATGGTGCCCTATCTCGGCGCCGTCCTCGCCTGGGTGCCTCCGATGGTCATCGGCCTGGCCAAGTGGCACTCGGTCGCACCCTTTTTGCTGATCGCCGGCGTGCTCACCACCTTCCACGTTCTGGCCATCAACCTTCTCGCGCCGGAGCTGGTTGGCCGCCGCGTGCGCCTCAACGCCGTGGCCATCACCGTTGCGCTCCTTTTCTGGGGCTGGGTGTGGGGCGCCATGGGTCTGGTGCTGGCCATTCCCATCACCGCCACGCTGCGCGTCATCTGCGACCACACCGAATCGTGGAAGCCCATCGGCCGCTGGCTCAGCGCCTGA
- a CDS encoding S1/P1 nuclease, whose protein sequence is MKRHGLLILVLAAAAALFFSPVAQAWGCKGHQTVALLAEKHLTPAAKQMFVALLQNNPVDPKLKRFCGGEAADDFADAATWADDVRTLHPETAPWHFLDIPRGAPRGALTPFCGAAGCVTQAIEQQLAILKDKTAASAQRAEALRFLIHFVGDLHQPLHTTTNGDRGGNCVPIRYFHRIPHLNGSSYEPNLHHLWDTEILERQAAGADPAEIADSLEASFASKIPNWQQARMHLEDWAWEGHQHAEETAYGALAKKIAVEPNVAVNTCADNHNIGARMLHKHIVAGPTYQNQAAAVVEESLAQAGIRLAMILNEAAK, encoded by the coding sequence ATGAAGCGTCATGGATTGCTCATCCTGGTTTTGGCCGCAGCGGCGGCGCTGTTTTTCTCCCCGGTGGCGCAGGCCTGGGGTTGCAAAGGCCATCAGACCGTCGCCCTGCTGGCGGAGAAGCACCTGACCCCGGCGGCGAAGCAGATGTTCGTCGCGCTGCTGCAAAACAATCCAGTGGACCCCAAGCTCAAGCGCTTCTGCGGCGGCGAAGCGGCGGACGACTTTGCCGACGCCGCTACCTGGGCCGACGACGTGCGCACTCTCCACCCGGAAACCGCCCCTTGGCACTTCCTGGACATTCCCCGCGGCGCGCCCCGCGGCGCGCTGACTCCGTTCTGCGGCGCCGCGGGCTGCGTGACCCAGGCCATCGAACAGCAGCTCGCCATCCTCAAGGACAAGACGGCCGCTTCCGCGCAGCGCGCCGAGGCGCTGCGCTTTCTCATCCATTTTGTCGGCGACCTCCATCAGCCGCTGCACACCACGACCAATGGCGATCGCGGTGGAAACTGCGTCCCCATCCGCTATTTTCACAGGATCCCGCACCTGAACGGCTCATCCTATGAGCCCAATCTGCATCACCTCTGGGACACGGAAATTCTGGAGCGCCAAGCCGCCGGCGCGGATCCCGCGGAGATCGCCGATTCCCTGGAAGCCAGCTTTGCCAGCAAGATTCCGAATTGGCAGCAGGCCAGGATGCACCTCGAGGACTGGGCCTGGGAAGGTCACCAGCACGCCGAGGAAACCGCCTACGGCGCGCTGGCCAAGAAGATCGCCGTGGAGCCTAACGTCGCCGTCAACACCTGTGCCGACAACCACAATATCGGCGCGCGGATGCTCCACAAGCACATCGTCGCCGGGCCGACCTATCAGAACCAAGCCGCAGCCGTGGTGGAGGAGAGCCTGGCGCAGGCCGGCATCCGCCTGGCAATGATTCTCAACGAGGCGGCGAAGTAG